The proteins below come from a single Chitinophaga pinensis DSM 2588 genomic window:
- a CDS encoding ATP-binding protein, producing the protein MDTHLISNNAAALHDELLWFAQILQLRMKQYFEEAHTQVGEEPAPPALHNDAVYSQIVRHYSMQVPERLVLLLALCPHLQPQLLDIFFVKNSTYDRGFTEFGGIKGNQHGGFLPTGETAAFLLAANDLQQRLQLQQMFTPDHFFVRDNILKLASAHADEPLLSGGLQVTPEYLSYFTTGRAYQPQYSTQFPAKQIRTALDWSDLVLDPHTMLEVEEIRTWIEHGPALLREWKMENRIKPGYRALFYGPPGTGKSFTACLLGKTFNMDVYRIDLSMIVSKYIGETEKNLAGVFDQAANKNWILFFDEADALFGKRSATNSSNDRYANQEVAYLLQRIEDFPGLVILATNLKANIDEAFGRRFQSMIYFPVPAPAQRQRLWQQSFPEEAALDQDVSLEEIARKHELAGGAIINVVQYSCLSALKRKSRTILLKDIQTGIRKEFSKEGKTLNL; encoded by the coding sequence ATGGACACTCACCTGATATCCAATAATGCAGCGGCATTACATGATGAACTGTTATGGTTTGCACAGATCCTGCAATTGCGGATGAAACAGTATTTTGAAGAAGCACATACGCAGGTGGGAGAGGAACCGGCGCCACCGGCATTGCATAACGATGCCGTCTACTCGCAGATTGTAAGGCATTATAGTATGCAGGTTCCCGAGCGACTGGTACTGTTGCTGGCATTGTGTCCGCACCTGCAACCGCAATTGCTGGATATCTTCTTTGTAAAGAACAGCACTTATGACCGTGGCTTTACAGAGTTTGGCGGGATCAAAGGAAATCAGCACGGCGGCTTTCTGCCTACGGGAGAAACAGCCGCGTTTTTATTGGCAGCGAATGACCTGCAACAACGTCTGCAATTGCAGCAAATGTTTACGCCGGATCACTTTTTTGTAAGAGATAATATATTGAAGCTGGCCTCTGCACATGCAGATGAACCTTTGCTGAGCGGTGGTCTACAGGTGACACCGGAATACCTGAGTTATTTCACGACGGGAAGGGCTTATCAACCGCAATATAGCACACAGTTTCCCGCTAAGCAGATACGTACCGCACTTGATTGGAGCGATCTAGTCTTAGATCCGCATACTATGCTGGAGGTAGAAGAAATCCGTACCTGGATAGAACATGGCCCCGCATTATTGCGCGAGTGGAAAATGGAAAACAGGATCAAACCCGGCTACAGAGCACTGTTTTATGGTCCGCCGGGAACAGGTAAATCATTCACGGCCTGTCTGCTGGGGAAGACGTTTAATATGGACGTTTATCGTATCGATCTGTCCATGATCGTATCCAAATATATCGGTGAAACAGAAAAGAACCTGGCGGGTGTATTTGATCAGGCAGCTAATAAAAACTGGATCCTTTTCTTTGACGAAGCAGATGCTTTATTCGGAAAAAGAAGTGCGACCAACTCATCCAATGACCGCTATGCAAACCAGGAAGTAGCTTATCTCTTACAGCGTATAGAAGACTTTCCTGGCCTGGTGATCCTGGCTACGAACCTGAAAGCGAATATCGATGAAGCATTCGGCAGAAGGTTTCAGTCTATGATCTATTTCCCTGTACCGGCTCCGGCACAACGCCAGCGTTTATGGCAACAGTCATTTCCTGAGGAAGCAGCGCTTGATCAGGATGTGAGCCTCGAAGAGATTGCCAGGAAACATGAGCTGGCAGGTGGCGCAATTATCAATGTAGTGCAGTATAGTTGTTTGTCGGCGTTGAAAAGAAAAAGCCGGACTATTCTCCTGAAAGACATACAGACGGGCATTCGCAAGGAATTTAGTAAAGAAGGAAAGACATTGAATCTATAA
- a CDS encoding DUF5908 family protein — MPLEIRELVIKVTISSDAAKTSSVLPDEKSLRHWKEGIIKECVENILNRMKTEAER, encoded by the coding sequence ATGCCGCTTGAAATAAGGGAACTTGTCATTAAAGTGACCATCTCTTCGGATGCTGCAAAAACATCGTCCGTACTGCCTGATGAAAAGAGCCTCCGGCACTGGAAAGAAGGCATCATCAAAGAGTGTGTAGAAAATATCCTGAACAGGATGAAAACCGAAGCCGAACGATAA
- a CDS encoding PAAR domain-containing protein: MGTPAARLTDMHTCPMQTPGLPPIPHVGGPIVGPGVPTVLIGKMPAAVVGDNCVCVGPPDAIVKGSATVMIGGKPAARMGDTTAHGGSIVLGCPTVLIGG, translated from the coding sequence ATGGGAACACCAGCAGCAAGACTGACTGATATGCATACGTGTCCGATGCAGACGCCAGGACTACCACCTATACCACATGTCGGCGGACCGATAGTAGGTCCCGGCGTTCCAACGGTATTAATAGGGAAAATGCCTGCCGCCGTGGTAGGTGATAACTGCGTTTGTGTAGGTCCTCCTGACGCAATCGTTAAAGGCTCCGCCACAGTAATGATCGGTGGAAAGCCTGCCGCCCGTATGGGCGATACGACCGCGCATGGCGGCAGTATAGTACTCGGTTGCCCCACCGTATTGATAGGAGGTTAA
- a CDS encoding CIS tube protein has product MGQIKKLQIAAYADPAGVNQLLGTIAATINPSSYSLSYTAQYELSKEDGSSSPTQIFKGMGQSDFNLDLLVDGTGIIPIPDGMSVDRYIDRLKYLMFSYQGNVHRPNYLKISWGNLVYRGVCTSFTTNYKLFNADGTALRAEVKLVVAQSTDFKGKKQKAAKQSPDLTHIRTVKAGDTLPMMAYRIYGDASYYMEVARVNGLNSIHAIRPGDELYFPPLKKV; this is encoded by the coding sequence ATGGGACAGATCAAAAAACTGCAGATAGCGGCTTACGCCGATCCTGCGGGTGTGAACCAATTGCTCGGTACTATCGCCGCAACAATCAATCCGTCCAGCTACTCGCTGAGCTATACCGCGCAGTACGAGTTATCCAAGGAAGACGGTTCCAGCAGCCCTACCCAGATCTTTAAGGGAATGGGCCAGTCTGATTTTAACCTGGATCTCCTGGTAGATGGTACGGGTATCATCCCTATTCCGGATGGTATGTCGGTCGATCGTTATATTGACCGCCTGAAATACCTGATGTTTTCTTACCAGGGAAATGTACACCGGCCCAATTATCTGAAAATAAGCTGGGGCAACCTCGTATACAGGGGTGTATGCACCAGCTTTACGACCAACTATAAACTCTTTAACGCTGATGGTACTGCCCTGCGGGCAGAAGTGAAACTGGTAGTCGCCCAGTCAACAGACTTCAAAGGCAAAAAGCAGAAGGCAGCCAAACAATCGCCTGACCTGACGCATATCAGAACCGTGAAAGCCGGCGATACCCTGCCTATGATGGCTTATCGTATCTATGGCGATGCTTCCTATTATATGGAAGTGGCAAGGGTGAATGGCCTGAACAGTATTCATGCCATCCGTCCGGGAGATGAGTTGTATTTTCCACCTTTAAAGAAAGTATAA
- a CDS encoding contractile injection system tape measure protein: MSDAGHIIRRWTFDIQYADKDSAKGLQDKVSSLFNLHLSAAAEKVINEVLSPGESVWVHQLELDLGILPYSNFEQDLLRILPEALEKALRERIAQSGQYDGTAGRPLYFRTEQERHYALLAHYLLSGSMPWWSTLEESNTLEAIVLQLIAASHSQFATFIVQVAQQEYVLRRIAWHFSKQTVQQIITSLEEEQATFILGYITGVITLHQKQALVAHAQNEFERAVWLFVLTYLVTDNSGQFNRKQFIRRHLERLARHFNADYIHLLYIFRKAIDLYRQYIPSDSFVTFIQVLYEENAALGIHPENAQDFAVLPFNGNENVNVPRLLPLRGVPHTDVPLPLLWINYDTIPIREDREEVWQQAVNLFRSFIVGQPLPVWFSRLQKGRQDILLKQAVILLFRKRPMLLADLLDQKPPVIQARLHVHQLFDKPVTPLEENIRHQLQRYAEQDTIQFLQQALPHTFIQHRDSFREIWLQYKQRSHSERLSFYRSVLSPVAVLQQVAIHTTEDDFWTMMRDAMPLLWGNHTIVALQQWQQLLETLVSDNLERERVKLLFRRFNLLWLSGRIQINNSESYINQLAQFLTGYGETTVQKLLQHIVQYDMASVTSLTQIRSALPVLQQVTAALIKAEKQPVVPAPEETTRPAVVSPEKALSPTAPQPYESLFGRPLEPAASEREAITVQNAGLVLLHPFFSTYFSRLELLTKGKFNDEKARQKAIRLLQLLVDGQTGHAEHSLMLNRVLCEAPWEQPLDPDIEISDADKQMAQGLLGAAMQQWSKMKNSSVEGFQASFLQREGQLWQTDEAWILRVKQRSYDIILQTLPWSYGQMRFSWLSKPLYTEWTLT; the protein is encoded by the coding sequence ATGTCGGATGCTGGACATATCATCCGCCGCTGGACTTTTGATATCCAGTACGCTGACAAAGACAGCGCAAAGGGCTTACAGGATAAAGTCAGCAGCCTGTTCAATCTTCATTTATCTGCCGCAGCAGAAAAGGTCATAAACGAGGTGTTGTCTCCCGGAGAGAGCGTCTGGGTACATCAGTTAGAACTGGACCTGGGCATATTGCCGTACAGCAACTTTGAGCAGGATCTTCTGCGCATATTGCCGGAGGCCCTGGAAAAAGCATTACGGGAGCGCATCGCACAATCCGGGCAGTATGATGGGACTGCAGGAAGACCTTTGTACTTCCGCACGGAGCAGGAACGACATTATGCTTTACTGGCGCATTACCTCCTGAGCGGCAGTATGCCCTGGTGGTCTACCCTGGAAGAAAGTAATACGTTAGAAGCCATCGTCCTGCAACTGATCGCGGCTTCACACTCACAGTTTGCGACCTTCATCGTACAGGTAGCGCAGCAGGAATATGTACTGAGAAGGATTGCCTGGCATTTCTCCAAACAGACGGTACAGCAGATCATCACTTCCCTGGAAGAAGAACAGGCCACTTTTATATTAGGCTATATTACCGGCGTCATCACCCTGCATCAGAAACAGGCGCTGGTCGCCCACGCGCAGAATGAGTTTGAACGTGCCGTTTGGTTGTTTGTACTGACTTACCTGGTGACAGACAATAGCGGACAATTCAACCGTAAACAGTTCATCCGGCGTCATCTTGAAAGACTGGCGCGTCACTTCAACGCTGACTATATTCACCTGTTGTATATTTTCCGGAAAGCAATAGATCTTTACAGGCAATACATTCCTTCCGATTCTTTTGTCACCTTCATCCAGGTATTGTACGAAGAAAATGCGGCTTTGGGTATTCATCCCGAGAATGCACAGGACTTCGCCGTATTGCCTTTTAACGGCAATGAAAACGTCAACGTACCAAGACTGCTTCCCCTGAGAGGAGTGCCACATACGGATGTGCCCCTGCCTTTATTGTGGATCAACTATGACACCATCCCTATCAGGGAAGACCGGGAAGAGGTATGGCAACAGGCGGTGAATCTGTTCCGTTCTTTTATTGTCGGACAACCCTTGCCGGTATGGTTCAGCAGACTACAAAAAGGCCGGCAGGATATCCTGCTGAAACAGGCTGTTATCCTGCTTTTCCGTAAGCGCCCTATGTTATTGGCCGACTTATTGGATCAGAAGCCACCTGTCATACAGGCACGTTTGCATGTACACCAGTTATTTGATAAACCGGTTACGCCACTGGAAGAGAATATCCGGCATCAGCTGCAACGTTATGCAGAACAGGATACCATCCAGTTCCTGCAGCAGGCTTTACCGCATACTTTTATTCAACACAGGGATAGTTTCAGGGAGATCTGGCTGCAATATAAACAACGCTCTCATAGTGAACGACTGTCTTTCTACCGTAGTGTATTGTCGCCGGTAGCAGTACTACAACAGGTAGCCATACATACCACGGAAGATGATTTCTGGACGATGATGCGCGACGCGATGCCTTTGTTGTGGGGTAACCATACGATTGTAGCTTTACAGCAATGGCAGCAGTTACTGGAAACCCTGGTGAGCGATAACCTGGAAAGAGAGCGGGTGAAATTATTGTTCCGTCGTTTCAATCTTTTGTGGTTATCAGGCAGGATCCAGATCAATAACAGCGAATCTTATATCAATCAGCTGGCGCAGTTTCTGACCGGTTACGGAGAAACAACTGTGCAGAAGCTGTTACAGCATATTGTGCAGTACGATATGGCTTCGGTCACCTCATTGACACAGATCCGGAGTGCACTGCCAGTACTGCAACAGGTAACTGCGGCCCTGATTAAGGCAGAGAAACAGCCAGTCGTACCTGCGCCGGAGGAAACAACGCGTCCGGCAGTAGTTTCACCAGAAAAGGCATTGTCGCCAACAGCGCCGCAACCCTATGAAAGTCTGTTTGGGCGCCCTTTAGAACCAGCGGCTTCAGAGCGGGAGGCGATTACGGTACAGAATGCAGGTCTGGTGTTATTACATCCTTTCTTTTCCACTTACTTCTCCCGGTTGGAACTGCTGACGAAAGGTAAGTTCAATGATGAAAAAGCCCGTCAGAAAGCGATACGTTTATTACAATTGCTGGTAGATGGACAAACCGGACATGCGGAACATAGCCTGATGCTGAACCGCGTGTTGTGTGAGGCGCCCTGGGAACAACCTTTAGATCCGGATATCGAAATCAGTGATGCAGATAAGCAGATGGCACAAGGTCTTTTAGGCGCTGCGATGCAGCAATGGTCTAAAATGAAGAACAGCAGTGTGGAGGGCTTCCAGGCTTCCTTTTTGCAGCGGGAAGGACAGCTATGGCAGACCGACGAAGCCTGGATATTGCGTGTAAAACAACGCAGTTATGATATTATTTTACAGACATTACCATGGAGCTATGGACAAATGCGTTTCTCCTGGCTTTCTAAACCTTTATACACCGAATGGACACTCACCTGA
- a CDS encoding phage tail protein produces the protein MADDGSTQAQSTWPLVKFSFKVMWDGAELIFQEVTGLSSETQIIEYRGGSSPVYSTVKMPGIQKFSNVTLKKGIFKGDKALWDKYKGITMNTYKRINIVVSLLDEKQDIAMSWTLKNAFPCKITVTDMKSDANEIAVETMEVAHEGLTISE, from the coding sequence ATGGCAGATGACGGCTCTACCCAGGCCCAGTCCACGTGGCCTCTTGTCAAATTTTCGTTCAAGGTCATGTGGGACGGTGCTGAACTGATATTCCAGGAAGTAACCGGATTATCTTCAGAAACCCAGATCATAGAATACCGTGGTGGCAGCAGCCCTGTTTATTCAACGGTGAAAATGCCCGGTATCCAGAAATTCTCCAACGTTACTCTCAAGAAAGGTATTTTCAAAGGAGACAAAGCGCTGTGGGATAAGTATAAAGGTATCACCATGAATACCTACAAACGTATCAATATCGTTGTGAGCCTGCTCGATGAGAAACAGGATATCGCAATGAGCTGGACGCTGAAGAATGCATTCCCATGCAAGATCACAGTGACTGACATGAAATCTGACGCTAACGAAATAGCTGTAGAAACTATGGAAGTAGCGCATGAAGGTTTAACCATTTCTGAATAA
- a CDS encoding GPW/gp25 family protein — MAIHSFLGTGWSFPPSFDKAGSSALMSHAVIDIEESIRIILGTIPGERLMQPTFGCNLHRLVFEPADTEMLTEINDLISHALLDFEPRVNFSGVDILMQDEAAGKLHLQINYTIIATNTRHNMVYPFYFLEGTNIASPNLLP, encoded by the coding sequence ATGGCGATTCACTCTTTTCTCGGCACGGGATGGTCATTCCCCCCGTCATTCGATAAAGCCGGCAGCAGCGCTCTGATGAGCCATGCCGTTATTGATATAGAAGAAAGCATCCGTATCATCCTGGGTACCATTCCGGGAGAGCGGCTGATGCAACCTACTTTTGGCTGTAACCTGCACCGGCTGGTGTTTGAACCTGCCGACACGGAAATGCTGACAGAGATCAACGATCTGATCTCTCACGCCCTGCTCGATTTTGAACCAAGGGTGAACTTCTCCGGTGTCGATATACTGATGCAGGACGAGGCAGCCGGTAAGCTGCACCTTCAGATCAATTACACCATCATTGCCACCAACACCAGACATAATATGGTCTATCCGTTTTATTTCCTGGAAGGCACCAACATTGCGTCTCCCAATCTGCTGCCGTAG
- a CDS encoding phage tail protein: MDPAYPPVGFYYKVNFISYPGKQEGNFQDVTGISVSISPEEVREGGENQFVYKLPSPPKYSNLVLRRGMLIGSVVTEWVTKSLSTFTFKPTTVVVMLLDEKAKPLSSWKFYGVYPVKMEVSGLKAMGAGEIVIETLELAYKYFETTK; the protein is encoded by the coding sequence ATGGATCCCGCATACCCACCGGTGGGGTTTTACTACAAAGTAAACTTCATCAGCTATCCAGGTAAGCAGGAAGGCAATTTTCAGGATGTTACCGGTATTTCCGTCAGCATATCGCCGGAAGAGGTCAGGGAAGGGGGAGAAAACCAATTCGTTTATAAACTCCCTTCCCCTCCTAAATACAGTAACCTGGTATTACGGAGAGGAATGCTTATTGGCTCGGTCGTAACAGAATGGGTCACCAAGAGCCTCTCCACTTTTACCTTCAAGCCAACCACCGTTGTGGTGATGCTGCTTGATGAAAAAGCCAAACCGCTTTCTTCCTGGAAATTCTACGGCGTCTACCCGGTCAAAATGGAAGTCTCCGGCCTAAAAGCGATGGGCGCCGGGGAGATCGTTATAGAGACGCTGGAACTGGCGTATAAATATTTTGAAACAACGAAATGA
- a CDS encoding DUF4255 domain-containing protein has protein sequence MIYETLSCITEVINNHFRRQLHVNEDKVILSGIVNQDGSVAVQGENKVLVTLINIEKEALGKSVPGYNAGLVQAKTTPPVCINLYVLFSAYFTANNYAEALRFISFIMAYFQSRNVLTSDNTPSLDPRIDKLVFEMESMGTDRLNNLWATLGAKYMPSVVYKMRMLTFDDSIIREYRPSVSDISTNDKLL, from the coding sequence ATGATTTACGAAACCCTTTCATGCATCACTGAAGTGATCAACAATCACTTTCGCAGGCAGTTGCATGTAAACGAGGACAAAGTCATACTATCCGGTATAGTAAACCAGGATGGTAGTGTCGCTGTGCAGGGTGAAAATAAGGTACTTGTAACGCTGATCAACATTGAGAAGGAGGCGTTAGGGAAAAGTGTGCCCGGCTACAACGCAGGACTGGTACAGGCAAAGACAACGCCGCCTGTATGCATCAACCTGTATGTGCTGTTTTCGGCATATTTTACCGCGAACAACTATGCGGAAGCATTGCGGTTTATCTCCTTTATCATGGCTTATTTCCAGTCGCGCAATGTGCTTACATCCGACAACACACCATCACTGGATCCACGTATCGATAAGCTTGTCTTTGAGATGGAGAGTATGGGTACAGATCGCTTAAACAATCTGTGGGCCACACTTGGCGCGAAGTATATGCCTTCGGTCGTATACAAGATGCGTATGCTCACTTTCGACGACAGTATTATCAGAGAATACAGGCCATCTGTATCGGACATTTCAACTAACGATAAACTTCTGTAA
- the vgrG gene encoding type VI secretion system tip protein VgrG: MPAQSPTNLTDPTLKFTVSVEGVAVQEAVFISSIDVTHEINKISFAEIVFVEGTGDIGSAGDAGDFPASARKDFVPGGKIAITAGYGDDTEQSIFKGVIVKQALRINKSTGFELILTCKHEAVKMTLGQKEGEFSEMTDSDVMTKVIGVYGLSNKIDSTAAQQEMLFQKVATDWDFILARASFNGFITTMGDDGITIGKPNFTADPVLNITYGDSIISFNAEINAEKQPPSLDAYAWDPQTLALITSAGAEPTLNTQGAITAKSLSEKLGQTGLKMISSAPLAQADLKVWADGTLLRMRMNAIRGNVSFIGNALPQPGKTIKLEGVGPQFEGNAFINKVRHVLEDGQWTTHVQFGVPDKPIFEKELFSSTAANGQMPAIHGLQLATVSKISEDPGAVYRIQVKPAANVDVQKGIWARLASFYATSGAGGVFCPEVGDEVILGFLESDPRFPVVLGSLFSKGKVPPVTQADEKNNTKAFYSRSKLEINFDDDKKILKITTPGNNMITLSDDGKSIEIKDQNNNSIKLDDSGILLNSPKDITLKATGNITLNATGKAELKATQDMEISGMNIKQTAQVGFTAKGTANAELSASGQTVVKGGMVMIN, translated from the coding sequence ATGCCCGCACAAAGCCCGACAAATCTGACTGATCCTACATTGAAATTCACCGTCTCTGTGGAAGGCGTCGCCGTCCAGGAGGCTGTTTTTATATCTTCCATCGATGTGACGCATGAGATCAATAAAATCTCATTTGCGGAAATCGTCTTTGTGGAAGGCACCGGAGATATCGGTTCCGCCGGTGATGCGGGAGACTTTCCCGCCAGCGCGCGGAAGGACTTTGTTCCCGGTGGTAAAATCGCCATCACCGCCGGGTACGGTGATGATACCGAACAGTCCATTTTCAAAGGTGTCATTGTCAAACAGGCTTTACGTATTAATAAGTCCACCGGGTTTGAACTGATCCTGACCTGTAAACACGAAGCCGTTAAGATGACACTGGGGCAGAAGGAGGGAGAATTCTCCGAAATGACCGACAGTGACGTGATGACAAAAGTGATCGGTGTTTATGGTCTGAGTAATAAGATAGACAGTACTGCTGCACAGCAGGAGATGTTATTTCAGAAGGTGGCGACGGACTGGGACTTTATACTGGCCCGTGCTTCATTCAATGGTTTTATTACCACGATGGGCGACGACGGTATCACAATCGGAAAACCAAACTTCACTGCCGATCCGGTGTTGAATATTACTTACGGTGATTCGATCATCTCCTTTAATGCGGAGATCAATGCGGAAAAACAGCCGCCTTCCCTGGACGCTTACGCATGGGATCCACAGACGCTTGCATTGATCACCTCGGCAGGAGCAGAGCCAACCCTGAATACCCAGGGCGCCATCACGGCTAAATCCCTCTCAGAAAAACTCGGGCAGACCGGGCTGAAAATGATCTCCAGCGCCCCGCTGGCACAGGCGGATCTGAAAGTATGGGCGGACGGTACGCTGCTGCGTATGCGTATGAATGCGATTAGAGGAAATGTATCTTTCATCGGGAACGCTTTACCTCAACCGGGTAAGACGATAAAGCTGGAAGGCGTAGGACCGCAGTTTGAAGGCAACGCTTTTATCAATAAAGTCCGGCATGTGCTGGAAGACGGTCAATGGACCACTCATGTGCAGTTTGGTGTGCCGGACAAACCGATCTTTGAAAAGGAATTGTTTTCCAGTACAGCGGCTAACGGACAGATGCCGGCTATCCACGGTCTGCAACTGGCTACGGTGTCTAAGATCTCTGAAGATCCGGGAGCTGTATACCGTATACAGGTAAAGCCGGCTGCCAATGTCGACGTACAGAAAGGTATCTGGGCGAGACTGGCTAGTTTCTATGCTACTTCAGGTGCTGGAGGGGTGTTTTGTCCGGAGGTAGGTGATGAGGTGATTCTCGGTTTCCTCGAAAGTGACCCGCGTTTCCCGGTCGTATTAGGTAGTCTGTTCAGCAAAGGGAAAGTGCCGCCGGTGACGCAGGCCGACGAAAAGAATAACACCAAGGCATTCTATAGCCGCAGTAAACTGGAGATCAATTTTGACGACGATAAAAAGATCCTGAAGATCACTACACCGGGTAATAATATGATTACCCTGAGCGACGACGGGAAGTCCATAGAAATAAAAGATCAGAATAATAATAGTATAAAACTCGACGATAGCGGTATATTGCTGAATTCTCCGAAAGATATTACCCTGAAAGCGACCGGTAACATTACCTTAAATGCAACCGGTAAGGCAGAACTGAAAGCCACACAGGATATGGAGATCAGTGGCATGAATATCAAACAGACCGCCCAGGTGGGCTTTACGGCTAAAGGGACAGCCAATGCTGAACTTTCCGCCTCCGGCCAGACAGTCGTCAAGGGCGGTATGGTGATGATCAACTAA
- a CDS encoding phage tail sheath family protein, whose protein sequence is MASTLMTPGVYIEEKNAFPSSAVAVETAVPVFIGYTQKAERFGKSLLQKPTRVTSFAEFVELFGAGFQPKFSIADPAADYKGETFIINGASKVVQIKEKNTFYLYNSIRLFYANGGSNCYIVSVGTYGDKPDGLEISLDDFIGSDTKPDILLLLEKEFEPTLVAIPDAIALGEAAYNTVYTKVLAHCAKTQSRFGIFDLAKQGPTDTTDAVVASFRDKIGINALNYGAAYYPWLKTAIVQNTEVDFENLDAAVDLGALLPEDLAKQVVKAYKAIATPDANAKKNYHQSLKASSPVYNSILEEIRSTLNELPPSGAIAGIYTLVDSSRGVWKSPANVSISMVNAPAVNISADEQKQLNVDVLAGKSINVIRPFPGIGTLIWGGRTLDGNSQDWRYINVRRTLIMIEQSIKLAARTYVFEPNDATTWVTVKAMIDNFLNNLWKQGALAGAAPEQAYDVQLGLGSTMTPQDILDGKMLITVRVAIVRPAEFIVITFQQMMQQS, encoded by the coding sequence ATGGCTTCAACACTCATGACTCCGGGCGTTTATATAGAGGAAAAAAACGCCTTCCCCAGTTCTGCCGTCGCCGTCGAAACAGCAGTTCCCGTCTTTATCGGCTACACACAGAAAGCCGAACGGTTTGGTAAGTCGCTTCTGCAAAAGCCAACCCGTGTAACTTCCTTCGCGGAATTTGTGGAACTCTTCGGCGCAGGCTTCCAACCAAAGTTCAGCATCGCTGATCCGGCCGCTGACTATAAAGGTGAAACCTTTATTATCAACGGCGCTTCAAAAGTTGTACAGATCAAGGAAAAAAACACCTTCTACCTGTACAACAGTATCCGCCTGTTTTACGCCAATGGCGGCAGTAACTGTTACATTGTTTCTGTAGGCACCTACGGCGATAAGCCGGATGGTCTGGAAATCTCCCTGGATGACTTCATCGGGTCTGATACCAAACCAGACATCCTGCTGTTGCTGGAGAAAGAGTTTGAGCCGACCCTGGTAGCGATTCCTGATGCGATCGCACTGGGTGAAGCCGCCTACAACACCGTCTACACAAAAGTCCTGGCACACTGCGCAAAAACGCAAAGCCGTTTCGGCATCTTCGATCTTGCCAAACAAGGTCCTACCGATACGACTGACGCTGTTGTGGCCAGTTTCAGAGACAAGATCGGTATCAATGCACTGAACTACGGCGCAGCTTACTACCCATGGTTGAAAACAGCTATCGTACAGAACACGGAAGTTGACTTCGAAAACCTGGATGCAGCTGTTGATCTGGGTGCTTTATTACCGGAAGACCTGGCGAAACAGGTAGTGAAAGCATACAAAGCCATCGCTACGCCTGATGCTAATGCCAAGAAGAATTATCATCAGTCCCTGAAGGCCTCCAGCCCGGTATACAACAGTATCCTGGAAGAGATCCGTTCTACACTGAATGAATTGCCTCCGAGCGGCGCTATCGCCGGTATTTATACACTGGTAGACAGCTCCCGCGGCGTATGGAAATCACCCGCCAACGTATCTATCAGCATGGTGAATGCACCTGCAGTGAACATTTCTGCCGATGAACAGAAACAACTGAACGTAGACGTACTCGCTGGTAAATCCATCAACGTGATCCGTCCTTTCCCAGGTATCGGCACACTGATCTGGGGTGGCAGAACACTGGACGGTAACAGCCAGGACTGGCGTTATATCAACGTACGCCGTACGCTCATCATGATCGAACAGTCCATTAAACTGGCTGCACGTACTTATGTGTTCGAGCCAAATGATGCGACTACCTGGGTGACTGTAAAAGCAATGATCGACAACTTCCTGAACAACCTCTGGAAACAGGGCGCACTGGCAGGAGCTGCTCCTGAACAGGCTTATGACGTGCAACTGGGTCTTGGTTCTACCATGACGCCACAGGACATCCTGGATGGTAAAATGCTGATCACCGTAAGAGTCGCTATCGTAAGACCTGCGGAGTTTATCGTGATCACATTCCAGCAGATGATGCAGCAATCTTAA